The Leishmania major strain Friedlin complete genome, chromosome 23 genome has a segment encoding these proteins:
- a CDS encoding acetyltransferase-like protein, which translates to MSDHADIDEAARKRLRAEAPFVSPLPLPPPAAPLLPCDASHNGESAEAAGHILVASAPPHKEDSVASTLHTSAKEARFEGRCMPPSFHSLLGEYEVPEEAKDVEDLVGGHEDFSDLPEARREALLQSVRTLVKKAAGASSAEQLEHLRVKGSRLHGFKDTARKSELTAAYRQLVREGAIAENAVVEALLIRKKGKSHSGVLVVTVFMGPGEFSCPKDCHYCPNQPGIARSYLLKEPGVLRGFRNGWDPISQFYDRASALENNGHVVDKIELIILGGTFSFYPQRYAEEFMTASFYAANTYYDSAPLRPMRSLAEELTLNEGARCRIIGITAETRPDYISARELRRFRSLGITRVQLGIQHLDDDILNLINRDCPTAKTVVAIQRLLDAGFKVDAHWMPDLPGSSFEKDMELFETLFSAENESFQVDQWKVYPTATVPFTKISEWYAQGQYKPYAELDNGAYMVKLLVYIMEHCPYRIRLNRIIRDIPTTYIMGGEKRCNLRQVIEAEMRARHIRCKDIRERECKGNPVDRANTHLFTDEFRASEGTEFYLSVENKDRTQLYGHLRLRLRDDASREESNILPVLRGCALVRELHTYGKLIAVSQQNTGRETQHVGVGTQLMREAERIAKERGYHRMAVIAGVGVRRYYAKLGYRLEDTYMVKELDEQASAITEDQVVQDDDNENSAYSSFLSTIKSFFGFHKNTP; encoded by the coding sequence ATGTCCGACCACGCCGACATCGACGAGGCAGCCCGCAAGCGTTTGCGGGCGGAGGCTCCGTTcgtctctcctcttcctcttcctcctcctgcagcaccgcttcTTCCCTGTGACGCATCGCACAACGGCGAgtcggcagaggcggccggCCACATCCTGGTGGCCTCGGCGCCCCCTCACAAGGAGGACAGCGTTGCGTCGACGTTACACACGAGCGCCAAGGAGGCCCGCTTCGAGGGCCGCTGCATGCCGCCGTCTTTCCACTCGCTTCTCGGCGAGTACGAGGTgccggaggaggcgaaggatgTGGAAGATCTCGTGGGTGGCCACGAGGACTTCAGCGACCTCCCCGAGGCCCGCCGCGAGGCGCTCCTGCAGTCCGTGCGCACGCTGGTAAAAAAGGCGGCGGGGGCCAGCTCCGCGGAGCAGCTCGAGCACCTGCGCGTGAAGGGGTCGCGCCTGCACGGCTTCAAGGACACGGCGCGCAAGTCAGAGCTGACGGCGGCGTACAGGCAGCTCGTCCGCGAAGGTGCCATTGCCGAGAACGCCGTcgtcgaggcgctgctcATTCGCAAGAAAGGAAAGTCGCACAGTGGAGTGCTCGTGGTGACGGTGTTCATGGGCCCTGGCGAGTTCAGCTGCCCCAAGGACTGTCACTACTGCCCCAACCAGCCCGGCATCGCCCGCAGCTACTTGCTGAAGGAGCCgggcgtgctgcgcggcttccgCAACGGCTGGGACCCCATCAGCCAGTTCTACGAccgcgccagcgcgctgGAGAACAACGGGCATGTCGTGGACAAGATCGAGCTCATCATCCTTGGCGGTACGTTCTCTTTCTACCCCCAGCGCTACGCCGAGGAGTTTATGACGGCATCTTTTTACGCCGCTAACACGTACTACGactcggcgccgctgcggccaaTGCGCAGCTTGGCGGAGGAGCTGACGCTGAACGAGGGCGCGCGGTGCCGCATAATCGGCATCACAGCAGAGACGCGGCCCGACTATATCAGCGcgcgcgagctgcgccgctttCGCTCCCTCGGCATAACACGCGTGCAGCTCGGCATCCAACACCTCGACGATGACATCCTGAACCTCATCAACCGCGACTGCCCCACGGCGAAGACCGTCGTCGCGATCCAGCGGCTGCTGGACGCCGGATTCAAGGTGGATGCGCACTGGATGCCTGACCTGCCAGGGAGCAGCTTTGAGAAGGACATGGAGCTCTTCGAGACGCTCTTCTCAGCTGAGAACGAGTCGTTCCAGGTGGACCAATGGAAGGTGtaccccaccgccaccgtgcCCTTCACCAAAATCAGCGAGTGGTACGCGCAGGGTCAATACAAGCCCTATGCGGAGCTGGATAACGGTGCCTACATGGTGAAGCTGCTGGTCTACATCATGGAGCACTGTCCGTACCGCATCCGGCTCAACCGCATTATCCGCGATATCCCGACGACGTACATCATGGGCGGGGAGAAGCGATGCAACCTGCGCCAGGTGATCGAGGCTGagatgcgcgcacgccacATCCGATGCAAGGACATCCGCGAGCGCGAGTGCAAGGGCAACCCGGTCGACCGCGCCAACACCCACCTCTTCACGGACGAGTTCCGCGCCAGCGAGGGGACGGAGTTCTACCTCTCCGTGGAGAATAAAGATCGCACGCAGCTGTACGGGCATCTCCGCCTGCGACTCCGCGACGACGCTTCAAGAGAGGAAAGCAACATCCTGCCGGTGCTCCGGGGCTGTGCTCTCGTTCGCGAACTGCACACGTACGGCAAGCTCATCGCCGTCAGCCAGCAGAATACCGGGCGCGAGACGCAGCACGTCGGCGTCGGGACGCAACTCATGCGGGAGGCCGAGCGCATCGCCAAGGAGCGTGGCTACCACCGCATGGCCGTAATTGCCGGCGTTGGTGTGCGCCGCTACTACGCAAAACTCGGCTATCGGCTCGAGGACACGTACATGGTGAAGGAGCTGGATGAGCAGGCGAGCGCTATCACGGAGGATCAGGTGGTGCaggacgacgacaacgagaACTCAGCCTACAGCAGCTTCCTGAGCACCATAAAGTCCTTCTTTGGGTTCCACAAGAACACACCCTGA